Proteins encoded together in one Mercenaria mercenaria strain notata chromosome 18, MADL_Memer_1, whole genome shotgun sequence window:
- the LOC128550700 gene encoding uncharacterized protein LOC128550700, which translates to MRVKRRCGCSRQKFLIFLVVFAISFVTVVNIYHEEIYKLQKEYKRNMDAEMDVDSWIRQKYSHCDGHFTAYGQQFAELHDVIILPNDKSFYIPCKDIESLKYTFDFGKEGTHLNNWMEKIQPLKKEEMPSMETSVKKKIMVAVQRYEYANLYHTMTDWYNVFLVTQLLHIDVDNIEVLLFDNSTKGHMDDTWNTLFGEAFKVPLLKKPVIVERLVWNILGYESPVNYHGLQNLPYVESFHNFFLRKHGITDLKNLHCDSLSIFFLWRRDYIAHPNNPGGEISRKIINEDKLIESVKKQFPKAKVFGDNLDHLTFQEQVKIIANTDVLISMHGAGLSHIFSLPSHASVLELFPLYWMKYPVMNHFEAMARWRGLKYSSWQNLNPSNEVAHWYTYVPPSVLVQHILDLYEQMCADR; encoded by the coding sequence ATGAGGGTAAAGAGACGTTGTGGCTGTAGTCGCCAGAAGTTTCTCATCTTTTTAGTTGTGTTTGCAATCAGTTTTGTTACTGTAGTTAACATTTATCATGAAGAGATTTACAAACTTCAGAAGGAGTACAAGCGAAATATGGACGCTGAAATGGATGTTGATTCGTGGATTAGACAAAAATACTCACACTGCGATGGTCACTTCACTGCATATGGTCAGCAGTTTGCAGAATTACATGATGTCATTATCCTTCCGAATGACAAAAGCTTTTACATTCCATGTAAAGATATTGAAAGCTTGAAATACACTTTTGACTTTGGTAAAGAAGGAACACATTTGAATAACTGGATGGAAAAGATACAACCTTTAAAAAAAGAGGAAATGCCAAGTATGGAAACAAGCGTGAAGAAAAAAATTATGGTAGCAGTACAGAGGTACGAGTACGCAAATTTATACCATACCATGACAGACTGGTATAATGTTTTTCTTGTGACACAGCTGTTACATATTGATGTTGATAACATTGAAGTCTTGCTGTTTGACAATAGTACAAAAGGGCACATGGATGATACATGGAACACACTTTTCGGTGAAGCTTTTAAAGTGCCTTTATTAAAGAAACCAGTCATTGTTGAAAGGCTTGTTTGGAACATTTTAGGATATGAGAGTCCGGTGAATTATCATGGATTACAAAATTTGCCATATGTTGAGTCATTCCATAATTTTTTTCTCAGGAAGCACGGTATAACAGATTTAAAAAACCTGCATTGTGAtagtttgtcaatattttttctttggaGGCGAGACTATATTGCTCACCCTAATAATCCAGGTGGTGAGATATCGCGGAAGATAATTAACGAAGACAAGCTGATAGAAAGTGTGAAGAAACAATTTCCGAAAGCAAAGGTTTTTGGTGATAATCTGGATCATTTAACATTCCAAGAACAAGTAAAGATAATCGCTAATACAGATGTTTTAATCTCTATGCATGGGGCCGGTCTTAGTCATATTTTTTCACTGCCATCACATGCTTCTGTTTTAGAATTGTTCCCATTGTACTGGATGAAATATCCAGTAATGAATCATTTTGAGGCCATGGCCAGGTGGCGGGGCCTTAAATATTCCTCATGGCAGAATCTGAACCCATCGAACGAAGTGGCACATTGGTATACCTATGTGCCCCCTTCTGTTCTTGTGCAGCACATTCTAGACCTTTATGAACAAATGTGTGCTGACAGATGA